One Spea bombifrons isolate aSpeBom1 chromosome 1, aSpeBom1.2.pri, whole genome shotgun sequence DNA window includes the following coding sequences:
- the LOC128502467 gene encoding cytochrome P450 1A1-like — protein MKEKYGDVFLVHLGVVPVVVVSGLETVKKVLLKQGEQFADRPKLYTLSLLNDGTSLSFTENYGEPWKLHKKIAKMCLREFSKSARSASSPSLFEQYVSEEANLLVETLLQHSSKKGYYNPIDHITYAVANVVCALCFGKRYDHDDDDEFLGVIQISEEAQNSAASAAPADFIPILRYFPLPGLKALLKAVDRFNNFSKKQIKEHYDSFDKNHIRDITDALLLDCSKRKLKDKHSVLTDAQVLSTVIDVFGAGFDTTSSALQWSLFYLLKFPELQEKIHKEIGTKIGFSRMPRFEDRKKCISWKHLFMRFSGIPRFHHLPFHTGPLSSVTVWVVFARELDPGNPNV, from the exons ATGAAGGAAAAGTATGGAGATGTGTTTCTTGTACATCTAGGAGTGGTGCCAGTTGTGGTGGTGAGTGGCCTGGAGACAGTTAAGAAGGTGCTACTAAAGCAAGGAGAACAATTTGCAGACCGTCCAAAACTCTATACTCTCAGTTTGTTAAATGATGGAACAAGTTTGTCATTTACTGAAAACTATGGGGAACCATGGAAACTCCACAAGAAAATAGCAAAGATGTGTTTGAGGGAATTTTCTAAATCAGCAAGATCTGCCTCCTCTCCCAGTCTGTTTGAACAATATGTATCGGAAGAAGCAAACCTGCTTGTAGAGACATTACTACAACATTCTTCTAAGAAAGGCTACTATAATCCCATAGACCATATTACATACGCTGTTGCAAATGTTGTCTGTGCACTTTGCTTTGGAAAGCGTTATgaccatgatgatgatgatgagttTCTTGGAGTCATACAAATCAGCGAAGAGGCACAGAATTCAGCCGCCTCAGCTGCTCCGGCAGACTTCATTCCAATTTTACGTTACTTTCCCCTACCAGGATTAAAGGCATTGCTAAAAGCTGTAGACCGGTTCAATAATTTctccaaaaaacaaataaaagaacaCTATGATTCATTCGATAAG AATCATATTAGAGATATCACCGATGCACTCCTTCTTGACTGTAGCAAACGAAAGCTAAAAGACAAACATTCTGTTTTGACAGATGCTCAGGTTTTGTCAACTGTGATTGATGTTTTTGGAGCAG gtTTTGACACAACATCTTCTGCTCTCCAGTGgtcccttttttatttgttgaaatTTCCTGAACTTCAAGAGAAAATTCACAAGGAGATTG GTACTAAAATTGGATTTAGTAGAATGCCAAGATttgaagacagaaaaaaatgcatttcatggaAGCATTTATTCATGAGGTTTTCAGGCATTCCTCGTTTTCACCATTTACCCTTCCACACTG GGCCCCTCAGCTCTGTAACCGTATGGGTTGTGTTTGCCAGAGAACTGGACCCAGGGAACCCAAATGTTTAG